One window of the Eucalyptus grandis isolate ANBG69807.140 chromosome 6, ASM1654582v1, whole genome shotgun sequence genome contains the following:
- the LOC104450999 gene encoding LOB domain-containing protein 4 isoform X1 has protein sequence MKESGRKQGTLSPCAACKLLRRRCARDCVFAPYFPADQPQKFAIVHKVFGASNVNKMLQELPEHQRSDAVSSMVYEANARMRDPVYGCVGAISSLQQQVDVLQNQLALAQAEVVHMRLQTPQFPSTSSSAIAATNNDSSHSRRSYYPLNGVEQADVEDSLWS, from the exons atgAAAGAGAGTGGAAGAAAACAAGGAACGCTGTCGCCATGCGCGGCGTGCAAACTGCTCAGGAGGAGATGCGCTCGAGACTGCGTGTTCGCTCCTTACTTCCCAGCTGATCAGCCCCAGAAATTCGCTATCGTTCACAAGGTCTTCGGTGCCAGCAATGTCAACAAGATGTTACAG GAATTACCAGAGCACCAGAGGAGTGATGCGGTGAGCTCCATGGTGTACGAGGCAAATGCAAGGATGCGAGACCCTGTATATGGCTGCGTTGGGGCCATATCGTCGCTGCAGCAACAGGTCGACGTGCTTCAGAACCAGCTCGCGCTCGCGCAGGCCGAGGTCGTCCACATGCGCCTGCAAACGCCTCAGTTCCCTTCGACCTCGAGCTCAGCCATCGCGGCCACCAACAACGATAGCTCGCATTCCAGGCGGTCATATTACCCTTTGAACGGGGTTGAGCAGGCCGATGTCGAGGACTCTTTGTGGTCATGA
- the LOC104450999 gene encoding LOB domain-containing protein 4 isoform X2, giving the protein MVIWRKEGIRRDHQGFQREKEGERTPTFCDHEELPEHQRSDAVSSMVYEANARMRDPVYGCVGAISSLQQQVDVLQNQLALAQAEVVHMRLQTPQFPSTSSSAIAATNNDSSHSRRSYYPLNGVEQADVEDSLWS; this is encoded by the exons ATGGTGATTTGGAGAAAGGAAGGAATTAGGCGTGATCATCAAGGatttcaaagagaaaaagaaggagagcGGACGCCTACTTTTTGTGACCATGAG GAATTACCAGAGCACCAGAGGAGTGATGCGGTGAGCTCCATGGTGTACGAGGCAAATGCAAGGATGCGAGACCCTGTATATGGCTGCGTTGGGGCCATATCGTCGCTGCAGCAACAGGTCGACGTGCTTCAGAACCAGCTCGCGCTCGCGCAGGCCGAGGTCGTCCACATGCGCCTGCAAACGCCTCAGTTCCCTTCGACCTCGAGCTCAGCCATCGCGGCCACCAACAACGATAGCTCGCATTCCAGGCGGTCATATTACCCTTTGAACGGGGTTGAGCAGGCCGATGTCGAGGACTCTTTGTGGTCATGA
- the LOC104450999 gene encoding LOB domain-containing protein 4 isoform X3 produces MEERFSIRQELPEHQRSDAVSSMVYEANARMRDPVYGCVGAISSLQQQVDVLQNQLALAQAEVVHMRLQTPQFPSTSSSAIAATNNDSSHSRRSYYPLNGVEQADVEDSLWS; encoded by the exons ATGGAGGAGCGTTTCTCAATTCGGCAG GAATTACCAGAGCACCAGAGGAGTGATGCGGTGAGCTCCATGGTGTACGAGGCAAATGCAAGGATGCGAGACCCTGTATATGGCTGCGTTGGGGCCATATCGTCGCTGCAGCAACAGGTCGACGTGCTTCAGAACCAGCTCGCGCTCGCGCAGGCCGAGGTCGTCCACATGCGCCTGCAAACGCCTCAGTTCCCTTCGACCTCGAGCTCAGCCATCGCGGCCACCAACAACGATAGCTCGCATTCCAGGCGGTCATATTACCCTTTGAACGGGGTTGAGCAGGCCGATGTCGAGGACTCTTTGTGGTCATGA
- the LOC104451001 gene encoding LOW QUALITY PROTEIN: valine--tRNA ligase, mitochondrial 1 (The sequence of the model RefSeq protein was modified relative to this genomic sequence to represent the inferred CDS: inserted 2 bases in 2 codons): protein MSQQPDNKPETVEDLERKKKKEEKAREKELKKLKAAEKAELAKLKAQQGANVPKKSAKKNIKRDAGEENPEDYVDPETTLGEKKRLSSQMAKQYNPSVVEKTWYAWWEKSGFFAADASSPKPAFVIVLPPPNVTGALHIGHALTSAIQDTIIRWKRMSGYNALWVPGMDHAGIATQVVVEKKLMRERRLTRHDVGREKFVSEVWKWKDEYGGTILRQQRRLGASLDWSREYFTMDERRSRAVTEAFVRLYRDGLIYRDLRLVNWDCVLRTAISDIEVDYVDIKERTLLKVPVYENPVEFGVLTSFAYPLEKGLGEIVVATTRVETMLGDTAIAIHPDDKRYTHLHGKYAIHPFNGRRLPIVCDAILVDPSFGTGAVKITPAHDPNDFEVGKRHSLEFINIFTDDGKINSNGGSDFVGMPRFKARQAITEALQQKGLYRGSKNNEMRLGVCSRSNDVVEPLIKPQWYVDCNVMAKQALDVAMDAENRKLEIIPKQYAADWKRWLENIRDWCISRQLWWGHRIPAWYVTLEDDELKELGAYNDHWVVAKDESEAHKEASKKYAGRKFDLCQDPDVLDTWFSSGLLPLSVLGWPDDTEDLKAFYPTFVLETGHDILFFWVARMVMLGIKLGGDVPFRKVYLHPMIRDAHGRKMSKSLGNVIDPLEVINGVSLEGLHKRLEXGNLDPNELAVAKAGQDKDFPNGIAECGADALRFALVSYTAQSDKINLDIQRVVGYRQWCNKLWNAVRFAMSKLGDDYVPPXEVHPETMPFSCKWIISVMNKAISKTVSSLDSYEFSDAATTVYSWWQYQFCDVFIEAIKPYFAGEDPTFSSERNSSREALWLCLETGLRLLHPFMPFVTEELWQRLPSSQGNQRKESIMICDYPSYVECWTNDRVELEMDLVESTVKSLRSLRSGVLTKHKNERVPAYAYCQNEEVADIIKSHQLEIVTLATLSSLEVLLSERDVAPAGCALENVNENLKVYLKVQGNLNAEAERERIKNKMEEIQKQQEKLKKTMNVSGYEQKVPLHIQEDNAAKLATLIQEFEFLLRENSRLDAESMDNK, encoded by the exons ATG TCTCAGCAGCCGGATAACAAGCCGGAAACCGTGGAGGACttggagagaaagaagaagaaggaagagaag GCAAGAGAGAAGGAACTGAAGAAACTCAAGGCTGCTGAAAAAGCAGAACTGGCTAAACTTAAG GCTCAACAAGGTGCCAATGTCCCTAAAAAGAGtgcaaaaaagaatataaagcGAGATGCAGGTGAAGAGAATCCGGAGGATTATGTTGACCCAGAGACCACTCTTGGTGAGAAGAAAAGGCTATCCAGCCAAATGGCCAAGCAGTATAACCCAAGTGTCGTTGAGAAAAC ATGGTACGCATGGTGGGAGAAATCAGGCTTCTTTGCGGCAGATGCTAGCAGCCCGAAACCGGCATTTGTAATT GTCCTTCCCCCTCCAAATGTGACAGGGGCCCTACACATTGGGCATGCCCTTACCTCTGCTATACAG GACACTATTATCCGTTGGAAGAGAATGTCTGGATATAATGCCTTGTGGGTTCCTGGAATGGATCATGCTGGGATTGCAACACAG GTTGTTGTGGAGAAGAAGCTAATGCGTGAACGTCGTTTGACAAGGCACGATGTTGGTCGAGAGAAATTTGTGTCTGAG GTATGGAAGTGGAAGGATGAGTATGGTGGCACTATATTAAGGCAGCAACGCCGTTTGGGTGCATCGCTTGATTGGTCCCGTGAG tacttTACAATGGATGAGAGAAGATCAAGGGCTGTTACTGAAGCATTTGTTCGACTGTACAGAGATGGTCTTATCTATAG gGATCTCCGCCTAGTGAACTGGGATTGCGTCTTAAGGACCGCAATATCAGATATTGAG GTAGATTATGTGGATATCAAGGAAAGAACACTTCTAAAGGTTCCAGTCTATGAAAATCCTGTGGAATTTGGAGTTTTAACATCCTTTGCCTACCCACTAGAGAAAGGCCTGGGAGAGATAGTTGTTGCCACAACAAGGGTGGAGACAATGCTAGGTGACACTGCTATTGCAATTCACCCTGATGATAAAAGGTATACTCATCTGCATGGAAAATATGCAATTCATCCGTTTAATGGAAGAAGACTTCCCATTGTCTGTGATGCAATCCTTGTTGATCCAAGTTTTGGTACTGGTGCTGTTAAG ATCACCCCTGCACACGATCCAAATGATTTTGAGGTTGGAAAGCGTCACAGTCTTGAATTTATCAACATTTTTACTGATGATGGGAAAATAAATAGCAATGGTGGTTCGGATTTTGTTGGCATGCCACGTTTTAAGGCCCGTCAAGCTATTACTGAGGCACTGCAGCAAAAG GGACTATATAGAGGTTCCAAAAACAATGAGATGAGGCTTGGAGTTTGTTCAAGGAGCAATGATGTTGTGGAACCATTAATAAAGCCTCAGTGGTACGTGGATTGTAATGTTATGGCGAAGCAAGCTCTTGATGTAGCAATGGACGCTGAGAATAGAAAGCTTGAAATCATCCCTAAACAGTATGCTGCCGATTGGAAAAG ATGGCTTGAGAATATACGCGATTGGTGCATTTCAAGGCAGCTATGGTGGGGTCACCGGATCCCTGCATGGTATGTCACGTTGGAAGACGATGAACTGAAGGAACTTGGTGCTTATAATGATCACTGGGTAGTTGCTAAAGATGAGAGTGAAGCTCACAAGGAAGCCAGCAAGAAGTATGCAGGGAGGAAATTTGATTTATGCCAAGATCCTGACGTGCTTGACACCTGGTTTTCATCTGGCCTTCTTCCGTTATCTGTTCTTGGATGGCCAGATGATACAGAAGATTTGAAGGCATTTTATCCTACTTTTGTCCTTGAGACTGGTCACGATATTCTCTTTTTCTGGGTTGCCCGAATGGTAATGTTGGGAATTAAACTGGGAGGAGACGTACCTTTTAGGAAG GTTTATCTACATCCCATGATTCGCGATGCACACGGACGAAAGATGTCTAAGTCTTTAGGAAATGTCATCGATCCACTTGAAGTAATTAATGGCGTAAGCCTTGAAGGTCTTCATAAGAGATTGG GGGGCAATTTGGACCCTAATGAGCTGGCTGTTGCAAAAGCAGGACAGGATAAAGACTTCCCCAATGGTATTGCTGAATGTGGTGCAGATGCTCTCCGATTTGCACTTGTCTCTTACACAGCTCAG TCTGATAAAATAAATCTGGATATCCAAAGAGTTGTTGGCTATCGTCAATGGTGCAACAAATTGTGGAATGCCGTTCGATTTGCTATGAGCAAGCTTGGAGATGATTATGTTCCTC TGGAAGTTCATCCAGAAACTATGCCATTTAGCTGCAAATGGATAATATCTGTGATGAACAAGGCTATATCGAAAACAGTATCATCACTAGATTCGTATGAATTTTCAGATGCAGCCACTACAGTGTACTCATGGTGGCAGTATCAGTTCTGTGATGTTTTTATTGAAGCAATCAAGCCCTACTTTGCTGGTGAGGACCCAACCTTTTCCTCTGAAAGGAATTCTTCACGAGAAGCTTTGTGGCTATGCCTGGAAACTGGGCTACGGCTGCTTCATCCTTTCATGCCTTTTGTCACTGAAGAATTGTGGCAGCGGCTGCCTTCATCGCAGGGCAATCAGAGAAAAGAATCCATAATGATATGTGATTACCCGTCCTATGTGGAG TGCTGGACAAATGATAGGGTGGAGCTTGAGATGGATCTTGTTGAGTCCACGGTAAAATCTCTTCGGTCACTAAGGTCAGGGGTGCTTACAAAACACAAAAATGAAAG GGTACCTGCTTATGCGTATTGTCAAAATGAGGAAGTTGCAGACATCATTAAAAGCCATCAATTGGAGATTGTAACTCTTGCTACTTTATCATCATTAGAG GTTTTGCTGAGTGAAAGAGATGTTGCTCCAGCAGGATGTGCTTTGGAGAATGTtaatgaaaatctcaaagtgTATCTTAAGGTTCAAGGAAATCTCAATGCAGAGGCAGAACGGGAAAGGATCAAGAATAAGATGGAAGAGATTCAAAA GCAGCAAGAGAAACTTAAGAAGACCATGAATGTATCTGGCTATGAACAGAAGGTCCCGCTTCATATCCAGGAAGATAATGCTGCGAAGCTGGCTACGCTCATCCaggaatttgaatttttactgAGGGAGAACTCAAGATTAGATGCTGAATCGATGGATAACAAATAA
- the LOC104451002 gene encoding uncharacterized protein At4g15545 has translation MMSRSGVGNGGGGPDFELAEEILAVMPTDPYDQLDLARKITSMAIASRVSKLESDVSRSKQKLHDKDRIIYELEEKVAHLDRSHQEADSRLKIVLDENMRLSKERDSLCVTVKKLSRDLAKLETFKRQLMQSLNDENALPAETVDIGTCDQSNSNSYPFKDANGYSGSANVGNNMDGASRQAAQRLSITPYITPKLTPTGTPKFFSQNGSPRGYSAAGSPQKTSGATTPTKPQYALSMWYPSSQQSSAANSPPRGRSLPGHTPRIDGKEFFRQARTRLSYEQFSAFLANIKELNAQKQTREETLRKAEEIFGTDNKDLYLSFQGLLNRNVN, from the exons ATGATGTCGCGAAGCGGCGTCGGCAATGGGGGCGGTGGCCCCGACTTCGAGCTGGCCGAGGAGATACTGGCGGTGATGCCGACCGACCCTTACGACCAGCTGGATCTGGCCCGCAAGATCACCTCCATGGCCATCGCCTCCCGCGTCTCCAAGCTCGAGTCCGACGTCTCCCGCTCCAAGCAGAAGCTCCACGACAAGGACCGCATCATCTACGAGCTCGAGGAGAAGGTCGCTCACCTCGACCGCTCCCACCAGGAGGCCGACTCGCGTCTCAAGATTGTCCTCGATGAGAAT ATGAGGCTCTCGAAAGAACGCGATTCCTTGTGCGTGACTGTCAAGAAGCTCAGTCGTGATCTGGCAAAG CTAGAAACATTTAAAAGACAACTGATGCAGTCGCTGAATGACGAAAATGCATTG CCTGCTGAAACCGTTGATATTGGGACCTGTGATCAGTCAAATTCAAACTCCTATCCATTTAAGG ATGCAAATGGTTACAGTGGCTCTGCTAATGTTGGCAACAACATGGATGGAG CTTCACGGCAGGCTGCACAAAGACTTTCAATAACTCCATATATTACACCAAAACTTACTCCAACTGGAACtccaaaatttttttctcaaaatggcTCTCCTAGAGGATATTCTGCTGCTGGATCACCCCAGAAAACTTCAGGTGCAACAACTCCTACAAAACCCCAATATGCACTCTCTATGTGGTACCCATCAAGTCAGCAGTCATCAGCTGCAAACTCGCCTCCTCGTGGACGCTCTTTGCCAG GTCACACTCCTCGAAttgatggaaaagaattttttcgTCAAGCAAG GACTCGTCTATCGTATGAGCAATTCAGTGCTTTTTTGGCAAACATTAAGGAGCTTAATGCTCAAAAGCAAACTCGAGAG GAAACTTTGAGGAAAGCAGAGGAAATATTTGGGACTGACAACAAAGATCTCTATTTATCATTCCAGGGATTGCTTAACCGCAATGTTAATTAG
- the LOC104451003 gene encoding protein unc-45 homolog A: protein MASSGTLNLIERAHQMYRDGRYEVALGFYTEALAMAKTKPQRIALHSNRAACYLKLHDFKKAAEECTSVLELDHKHTGALMLRSQTLVTLKEYHSALFDVNRLIELDPSSEVYRNLESRLRTQLSLAPIPESEAELEEDEEEGEGEIEVDIKGGEAEIRRHVGLNSAGAAQGTDQENESDTTYLAQSVSSEIQPERKSFEQIDDEKAVHVDTIPATGVSVPNTQGTKDDSKGWQAIPKPKGHSTLDYARWDSVEDNSSEDDDDDDDDECQYRFRVRTVGVRPVK from the exons ATGGCGTCGTCGGGGACGCTGAACCTGATCGAGCGGGCCCACCAGATGTACCGCGACGGGCGGTACGAGGTGGCGCTCGGGTTCTACACGGAGGCCCTCGCCATGGCCAAGACGAAGCCCCAGAGGATCGCCCTGCACAGCAACCGGGCCGCTTGCTATCTCAAGCTGCACGATTTCAAAAAG GCAGCTGAAGAATGTACTTCTGTGCTTGAGCTTGATCACAAACATACAGGAGCACTGATGCTACGGTCGCAGACCCTGGTTACCTTGAAGGAGTATCACTCGGCGCTCTTTGATGTGAATAGACTCATTGAGTTGGATCCTTCATCAGAGGTGTACAGGAACCTTGAATCTCGTTTGAGGACCCAACTG TCATTGGCTCCAATACCTGAATCTGAGGCAGAgctagaagaagatgaagaagaaggagaaggagaaattgAAGTTGATATCAAAGGAGGTGAAGCAGAAATTCGTCGACATGTAGGACTTAATTCCGCCGGTGCAGCTCAAGGAACAGATCAGGAAAATGAGTCTGACACGACATATCTTGCTCAGTCTGTCTCTAGTGAAATACAGCCTGAGAGGAAATCATTTGAACAAATAGATGATGAAAAGGCTGTTCACGTTGATACTATTCCTGCGACAGGAGTCAGTGTCCCTAATACCCAAGGCACTAAGGATGACTCTAAAGGATGGCAAGCAATCCCTAAACCAAAGGGACACTCAACGCTGGACTATGCTCGTTGGGATAGTGTTGAAGATAATTCtagtgaagatgatgatgacgacgatgatgatgagtgTCAGTATCGCTTCCGCGTAAGAACAGTCGGTGTCCGTCCAGTGAAATGA